One region of Wyeomyia smithii strain HCP4-BCI-WySm-NY-G18 chromosome 3, ASM2978416v1, whole genome shotgun sequence genomic DNA includes:
- the LOC129727860 gene encoding uncharacterized protein LOC129727860, translating to MEISDQYVTPPAEESKPTTSDSESMISSIEDIHNWSFVTDPDMQNDGQPIESGSIECCRESFSSDSISVISEGEDLHLETFSSVQTNTSSIELIDHTEKYVENYHKAMASQEALPVRKSVIWTTPLVLGVVLATNAAILYGHSRIYQNVMNEFKTLQDIRVSELMNSTSKSLKCINDLETENGQLREEIERLKRIDIKSELEKHIHQTVLKLLSEHKSKMDDYRETVRNAKYHEIQFKTFLNNNSPSKEIKDEAAQPEFCYDKYATQDATFSEKCNFGHDDNDLNKIPQAKTRRGRKRRRILPKICYNKYATQDALFSEECNFGKHTKDKSETFKDSSEQLNDYSKQKVLPSFCYNQRVTQDALFAEECNFGESHARHAKPKLMKAKKATIKRSRQDRSPRGHNLPNERN from the exons ATGGAAATTTCGGATCAATACGTAACACCACCAGCAGAAGAGTCGAAACCCACTACATCAGACAGTGAATCGATGATATCCAGTATAGAGGACATCCACAATTGGTCTTTCGTCACTGACCCCGATATGCAAAACGACGGGCAACCGATAGAAAGTGGAAGCATTGAGTG TTGCCGCGAAAGTTTCTCCTCTGACAGTATCAGCGTTATTAGTGAAGGGGAAGATCTTCACTTGGAAACGTTCAGCTCAGTGCAGACGAATACTAGTTCTATTGAGTTGATTGATCACACagaaaaatatgttgaaaattatcACAAAGCAATGGCAAGTCAGGAAGCGTTACCAGTACGGAAAAGCGTAATTTGGACCACTCCACTGGTGCTGGGTGTCGTCCTTGCCACGAACGCTGCTATTCTGTACGGTCATTCGAGAATATATCAGAATGTAATGAACGAGTTTAAAACCCTTCAGGACATTAGGGTATCCGAATTGATGAACAGTACTTCCAAAAGTTTGAAATGCATTAACGACTTGGAAACAGAAAACGGTCAGCTAAGAGAAGAAATAGAGCGGCTCAAACGGATTGACATTAAATCCGAGCTGGAGAAGCATATCCACCAGACAGTACTTAAACTTTTATCTGAGCATAAATCCAAAATGGATGATTATCGGGAAACAGTGAGAAATGCGAAATACCatgaaattcaattcaaaacattCCTGAATAATAATTCACCTTCAAAGGAAATTAAGGATGAGGCAGCCCAGCCGGAATTTTGCTATGATAAATATGCAACACAAGATGCAACATTTTCGGAAAAATGCAATTTCGGCCATGATGACAACGATCTCAATAAAATTCCTCAGGCCAAAACACGACGAGGCCGTAAGCGTCGGCGCATACTACCCAAAATTTGCTACAATAAATATGCCACACAGGACGCACTATTTTCCGAGGAATGTAACTTCGGAAAGCATACGAAAGACAAATCTGAGACTTTCAAAGATTCCTCAGAACAACTCAATGACTACTCGAAACAAAAGGTTCTACCCAGCTTCTGCTACAACCAGCGTGTAACCCAGGATGCTCTGTTTgcggaagagtgcaattttggAGAAAGCCACGCCAGACACGCCAAACCGAAACTGATGAAGGCAAAAAAAGCAACCATTAAACGAAGCCGACAGGACCGGTCACCTCGCGGCCACAACCTGCCGAACGAACGAAATTAG